One stretch of Planctomycetota bacterium DNA includes these proteins:
- the truD gene encoding tRNA pseudouridine(13) synthase TruD, which produces MKVKQTPNDFIVREVSDYTPVKDGLHSVYRLSKTSVGTLEAINLILQLWNIRRPLLSTGALKDRHAQTEQLISICRGPMKDLQHHSIGLKYLGQSDQPIRPDSLSANHFTIVLRDLSKSDTEKIQERIKEINQYGVSNYFDEQRFGSVRGGNEFPAKQLIKRDYEGALKTALTATSKEDRSLVRKTRQAIAENWGDWKKCFESLDRSSERSIINYLVMHPFNFRQAFELMNPNLVLLFLHSYQSFIWNKGLNRLLLKHLEASQKKNRDIVKMPYLLGEFIFYQSLNDDTLKILKELSIPFMTHKTIFPDETISAVFSEILKEEGIAQNDFRTRGMEKTYFRRGERKAIIFPETLSIKGVENDELAKGKRLKVTMELQLPRGAYATIIIKRLSYDFK; this is translated from the coding sequence ATGAAAGTAAAACAGACGCCCAACGATTTTATCGTCCGCGAGGTCAGCGATTATACACCGGTTAAAGATGGCCTGCATTCAGTTTACCGGCTGAGCAAGACGTCGGTCGGCACCCTGGAGGCAATTAACCTGATCCTCCAGCTATGGAATATCAGACGCCCCCTGTTATCCACCGGCGCCCTCAAGGACCGTCACGCCCAGACCGAACAACTGATATCCATCTGCCGCGGGCCGATGAAGGACTTACAGCATCACTCCATCGGCCTGAAATACCTGGGGCAATCCGATCAGCCCATCAGGCCGGATTCGCTTTCCGCTAATCATTTTACCATTGTCCTGAGAGATTTATCCAAAAGCGACACCGAAAAGATTCAGGAACGCATTAAGGAAATAAACCAATATGGCGTATCAAACTATTTTGACGAACAAAGATTCGGGTCGGTCAGGGGCGGCAATGAATTCCCGGCCAAGCAGTTAATTAAGCGCGATTATGAAGGCGCCCTGAAAACCGCGCTGACCGCCACCTCAAAAGAAGACCGCAGCCTCGTCCGGAAAACCCGCCAAGCTATCGCCGAGAACTGGGGCGATTGGAAAAAATGCTTTGAATCGCTGGACCGCTCATCAGAACGAAGCATTATTAACTACCTGGTCATGCATCCATTCAATTTCAGACAGGCATTTGAATTGATGAATCCTAACTTGGTTTTGCTTTTCCTGCATTCTTACCAGAGTTTCATCTGGAATAAGGGGTTAAACCGGTTGCTTTTAAAACATCTCGAAGCGTCACAGAAAAAGAACAGAGACATCGTTAAAATGCCCTATCTACTGGGCGAATTCATATTTTACCAATCACTGAACGATGATACCCTCAAAATATTGAAGGAATTATCCATCCCGTTTATGACCCATAAAACCATATTCCCTGACGAAACAATATCCGCTGTTTTCTCCGAGATTCTCAAAGAAGAAGGCATCGCCCAGAACGATTTCCGGACCCGCGGAATGGAAAAAACCTATTTCAGAAGGGGAGAACGCAAGGCAATTATTTTCCCTGAAACACTATCCATAAAAGGCGTAGAAAATGATGAACTCGCCAAAGGCAAGCGATTAAAAGTAACTATGGAATTACAACTGCCCCGCGGCGCCTATGCCACTATTATTATCAAGCGATTGAGTTATGATTTTAAATAA